One window of Halorubrum sp. CBA1229 genomic DNA carries:
- a CDS encoding ABC transporter ATP-binding protein, translating into MTLKLDGLSHRYESGRALNDVSLALDDGELVALLGPSGCGKTTVVQAIAGHLNPTAGRVSLREIDVTSAPPENRNVGLVFQQPTLYPHMTVSENVAYGLKSDDLSAEQVSNRVDRYLELVELADRHDASPESLSGGESRRIELARALAPEPDVLLLDEPLSALDKGLRARLRDEIIRVQQETGVTTLFVTHDQEDAMSVADRLVVLRDGEVVASGPPRELYDSPPTRFVASFLGRSNELSARVESGESSLVTIGGTDFAVDALTDRLTDAPRAAIHVRPSDLTVRSMTRSGKSSSEIESMSDRSGVSVDGGAPNERLGTIRMPGTVAHVRDVGRRYDVCVEVDSGESVTVERHRSGLHENERVTVTAAVSDLTAFPVSERTSD; encoded by the coding sequence ATGACCCTCAAACTTGACGGGCTAAGCCATCGATACGAGAGCGGACGTGCCCTCAACGATGTGTCGCTTGCCCTCGACGACGGAGAACTCGTTGCGCTGCTCGGACCGAGTGGCTGCGGGAAGACGACCGTCGTCCAGGCGATCGCCGGACACCTCAACCCAACGGCTGGACGAGTGTCACTCCGCGAAATCGACGTCACCAGCGCCCCGCCGGAGAACCGCAACGTTGGACTCGTTTTTCAGCAGCCGACGCTGTATCCGCATATGACTGTCAGCGAGAACGTCGCGTACGGCCTGAAAAGCGATGATCTCTCAGCCGAACAGGTGAGTAACCGCGTCGATCGGTACCTCGAACTGGTCGAACTCGCTGACCGACACGACGCGTCTCCGGAATCGCTGAGCGGAGGGGAGAGCCGCCGGATCGAACTCGCTCGTGCACTCGCTCCCGAACCGGATGTTCTCCTACTCGATGAACCGCTGTCGGCACTCGATAAGGGACTGCGTGCGCGGCTCCGCGACGAGATCATCCGAGTCCAGCAGGAAACTGGCGTGACGACGCTGTTCGTCACCCACGATCAGGAAGACGCGATGTCGGTTGCGGACCGACTCGTCGTACTCCGCGACGGGGAGGTTGTCGCGTCTGGACCGCCCAGAGAACTCTACGACTCGCCGCCGACCCGGTTCGTCGCGTCGTTTCTCGGACGCTCGAACGAACTCTCAGCAAGGGTCGAGAGCGGCGAGTCGTCACTGGTGACAATCGGCGGGACCGACTTCGCGGTCGACGCTTTGACGGACAGGCTCACTGATGCACCCCGAGCAGCTATTCACGTGCGCCCCAGTGACCTGACTGTGAGATCTATGACACGGTCTGGAAAGTCGTCAAGTGAGATCGAGAGCATGTCGGACCGGTCAGGCGTATCGGTCGATGGTGGGGCACCCAACGAGCGACTGGGAACGATCAGGATGCCTGGGACAGTAGCACACGTACGCGACGTGGGGCGCCGCTACGACGTGTGCGTCGAGGTCGACTCCGGCGAGTCGGTGACCGTCGAGCGGCATCGTAGCGGACTCCACGAAAATGAACGCGTGACCGTTACCGCCGCAGTGAGCGACCTCACCGCATTTCCCGTCTCAGAACGAACCTCTGACTGA
- a CDS encoding ABC transporter permease, whose amino-acid sequence MSLVDATRSVINSRRLPPLLVFGLLGGILLVYFALPFVVFLGRTGSVPVVETLLETSSTTAVRNSLLTAPAATAVATAFGVPLAYVLARKTFPGKRLIEALVVLPLVVPPVVGGAMLLSVVGRFTPIGAAAARAGVPLTGSLLGVVLAQMFVAAPFVVITARAGFGAVDERLEQASRSLGYGPIATFRHVSLPLASRAIVAGIVLTFARAMGEFGATMMVAYNPRTMPTRIWVDFISGGIDAIVPLALALLAVTLVVVVTVQQFAGVPTVVER is encoded by the coding sequence TCCCGGCGGCTGCCGCCGCTGCTGGTCTTCGGACTCCTCGGCGGGATACTGCTTGTCTACTTTGCGCTTCCCTTCGTAGTGTTTCTCGGCCGAACCGGATCGGTTCCTGTCGTCGAGACACTGCTGGAGACATCGAGCACCACGGCGGTCCGGAACTCGCTTCTCACCGCGCCGGCTGCAACCGCGGTCGCGACTGCGTTCGGTGTTCCGCTTGCGTACGTCCTTGCGCGCAAAACGTTCCCAGGAAAACGGCTTATCGAGGCGCTCGTTGTGCTCCCGCTCGTTGTCCCGCCGGTTGTTGGTGGGGCGATGCTGCTCAGCGTGGTGGGGCGGTTTACACCGATCGGCGCCGCCGCAGCACGCGCGGGGGTACCGCTGACGGGCAGCCTGCTTGGCGTCGTCCTCGCTCAGATGTTTGTCGCCGCGCCGTTCGTAGTGATTACTGCACGCGCCGGGTTTGGCGCCGTCGACGAACGGCTCGAACAGGCGTCTCGGTCACTCGGATATGGGCCGATAGCCACGTTCAGACACGTGTCGCTTCCGCTCGCGAGCCGAGCGATCGTCGCCGGGATTGTGCTCACGTTCGCGCGGGCGATGGGCGAGTTTGGCGCCACGATGATGGTCGCGTACAACCCTCGGACGATGCCGACGCGTATCTGGGTTGACTTTATTTCCGGCGGGATCGACGCGATCGTCCCACTCGCGCTCGCTCTGTTGGCGGTCACGCTTGTCGTAGTTGTTACAGTACAACAATTCGCTGGCGTTCCAACAGTGGTGGAACGATGA